From the Pectobacterium carotovorum genome, one window contains:
- the sctQ gene encoding type III secretion system cytoplasmic ring protein SctQ: MSSNSPHIRPLTLPTRRAQHTRIRSMLATGLVLPFIREGCEGRLHLQLTNECMLAEESSTAQASGWRSDIGDIALTDPFPVLSLLSDCPLLPLTEDDDVAQEWYWTLYNQSLNPVLRTLVGEMYPLDRSPKAPDSTEQHGKGSALCAWLSVSWNGITVRSRMQAADTVWQALLSRASWLRQRHALPAGMTIAIPLTLADAVLPLSALLRLRTGDLILPNRPWFTPSGEGTLSSGTLRLRGTLQLTELAPYTFTVTDMETVSMPSSATDTMLADPHSEASALEFTPISDNVTESVPPLPVTLHIRCGSLTMTLAELQHLASGSVLTLRDVVPGQAWLYHGDIALASGDLVDVEGRLGLQITERFSAPTQHVAIADEEHAAEPELAP, translated from the coding sequence ATGAGTTCAAATTCCCCACACATTCGACCGCTGACACTGCCGACCCGGCGTGCGCAGCACACCCGCATCCGCTCGATGCTGGCAACCGGGCTGGTTCTGCCGTTTATTCGCGAGGGGTGCGAGGGCCGCCTGCATCTTCAACTGACGAACGAATGCATGCTGGCAGAGGAATCGTCCACCGCGCAGGCCAGCGGTTGGCGTAGCGACATCGGTGATATCGCACTGACCGATCCGTTCCCGGTGCTCAGCCTGCTGTCGGACTGCCCACTGCTGCCCCTCACAGAAGACGATGACGTGGCACAAGAATGGTACTGGACGCTCTACAACCAGTCGCTCAATCCCGTACTGCGGACACTCGTCGGGGAAATGTACCCGCTGGATCGTTCCCCGAAAGCACCTGACTCAACAGAACAGCACGGCAAGGGTTCGGCTCTCTGTGCCTGGCTCAGCGTGAGTTGGAACGGCATAACCGTGCGCAGCCGGATGCAGGCCGCAGATACTGTCTGGCAGGCGCTGCTCTCTCGCGCGAGTTGGCTCCGTCAGCGCCACGCGCTGCCCGCCGGAATGACTATCGCTATTCCGCTCACGCTGGCTGATGCCGTGCTGCCGCTGTCCGCGTTACTTCGTTTGCGTACGGGCGATCTTATTCTGCCCAACCGCCCGTGGTTTACCCCCTCCGGCGAGGGAACGCTGTCATCCGGCACGCTGCGCCTGCGCGGCACGCTACAGCTCACGGAGCTCGCCCCCTATACCTTTACCGTTACCGACATGGAGACTGTCTCAATGCCCTCGTCCGCTACCGACACGATGCTAGCCGATCCCCACTCAGAGGCATCGGCACTTGAATTCACACCAATCAGTGACAACGTCACTGAAAGTGTACCCCCGCTGCCGGTCACCTTACATATTCGCTGCGGCAGCCTGACGATGACGCTGGCCGAATTGCAGCACCTTGCCAGCGGCAGCGTGTTAACGCTGCGCGACGTGGTGCCGGGGCAAGCCTGGCTATATCACGGCGATATCGCTCTGGCGAGCGGCGATCTGGTCGATGTGGAAGGAAGGCTGGGGTTACAGATTACCGAGCGTTTTTCCGCACCCACGCAGCATGTCGCGATAGCGGATGAAGAACACGCCGCCGAACCGGAGCTGGCCCCATGA
- the sctW gene encoding type III secretion system gatekeeper subunit SctW, translated as MIKMPTVLPSSSPLPRPVVVDDDPAPQAAVQQTSSHHASPGSPLSTSMEEVAMAFGEQAERRSKSLNRRHIAQQPEARTSASVERIEKLTELFRMLENPSQSTLDQQLSRMRDLLMQKGSPSLEAVLEAAGNDPARGDILLRHIQQQSSQQPELAAAAENALQQLHQEKGPEVRAGLNTATAIALFSTQPEQKQAMRELYYQKIVHQQSASALLDSLLERFDAATFSIGLRTLQRALAADIASLTPSISKAVLSKMLSNLNDSRHLSHTLSSSQTLLARLANKVPAFTLGAVELTRRLIGLSANGAYARDLHNLGREVAGTQVHHQAMFFSALLPLVSDLPHPLWRDSKNRQTALQLIRGMIGDIAQYEKQQANHSQHNELAPRDAPSPQKQGARDADKEQS; from the coding sequence ATGATCAAAATGCCGACCGTCCTTCCCTCTAGCAGCCCTCTGCCACGCCCTGTCGTCGTGGATGACGATCCCGCGCCACAAGCGGCAGTGCAACAGACCAGTTCGCACCACGCGTCTCCCGGTTCGCCGTTATCGACCTCGATGGAAGAAGTGGCAATGGCGTTTGGCGAGCAGGCCGAACGAAGAAGCAAATCGCTGAACCGGCGTCACATCGCCCAGCAGCCGGAGGCGCGTACCTCAGCCAGTGTTGAACGCATTGAAAAACTGACGGAACTGTTCCGAATGCTGGAAAATCCGTCGCAAAGTACGCTCGATCAGCAACTGAGCCGCATGCGCGATCTGCTGATGCAGAAAGGCTCGCCATCTCTTGAGGCGGTGCTGGAAGCCGCCGGCAACGACCCGGCGCGCGGCGATATCCTGCTGCGCCACATTCAGCAGCAATCCTCTCAGCAGCCAGAACTCGCGGCGGCGGCAGAGAATGCGCTACAGCAACTGCATCAGGAGAAAGGGCCAGAAGTCCGGGCTGGTCTGAATACGGCAACGGCCATTGCGCTGTTCAGCACCCAGCCGGAACAAAAACAGGCGATGCGTGAGCTGTACTACCAGAAGATTGTGCATCAGCAGTCAGCCAGCGCACTGCTGGATTCCCTGCTGGAACGCTTTGATGCAGCAACCTTTTCCATTGGGCTGCGCACGTTGCAGCGGGCGCTGGCGGCGGATATCGCCTCGCTGACGCCCTCTATCTCGAAAGCCGTTCTCAGCAAAATGCTGAGCAACCTCAACGATTCCCGCCACCTGAGCCATACGCTGTCATCCAGCCAGACGCTGCTCGCGCGGCTGGCGAACAAAGTGCCTGCCTTTACGCTCGGCGCCGTGGAGCTGACCCGTCGTCTGATTGGCCTGAGCGCCAACGGTGCCTATGCTCGCGATCTGCATAATCTCGGTCGGGAAGTCGCCGGCACGCAGGTACACCATCAGGCCATGTTTTTCAGCGCCCTGCTGCCGCTCGTCAGCGACCTGCCGCATCCGCTGTGGCGAGACAGTAAAAACCGGCAAACGGCGCTCCAACTGATACGCGGCATGATTGGCGATATCGCCCAATACGAAAAACAGCAGGCCAACCATTCTCAACATAATGAGCTGGCGCCGCGTGATGCCCCATCGCCGCAAAAACAGGGCGCACGCGATGCGGATAAGGAGCAGTCATGA
- the sctN gene encoding type III secretion system ATPase SctN, with the protein MQTQPSSFPLLDQWVAQQRQHLAAYAPVEKKGRVMAVSGILLECSLPQARIGDLCWVARQDDSQMMAEVVGFSPNNTFLSALGALDGIAQGAAVTPLYQPHCIQVSERLLGSVLDGFGRALEDDGESAFVEPGHATGRTQPVLGDAPPPTSRPRISQPLPTGLRAVDGLLTIGQGQRVGIFAGAGCGKTTLLAELARNTPCDAIVFGLIGERGRELREFLDHELDDELRSRTVLVCSTSDRSSMERARAAFTATAIAEAYRAEGRQVLLIIDSLTRFARAQREIGLALGEPQGRGGLPPSVYTLLPRLVERAGQTEDGAITALYSVLIEQDSMNDPVADEVRSLIDGHIVLARRLAEQGHYPAIDVLASLSRTMSNVVDTDHTRHAGGVRRLMAAYKQVEMLIRLGEYQPGHDVLTDSAVNAHAEITQFLRQSMREPMPYGVIQQQLAGVSRYAP; encoded by the coding sequence ATGCAGACTCAACCCTCTTCTTTTCCCCTGCTCGACCAGTGGGTCGCACAGCAGCGCCAGCATCTGGCAGCCTATGCGCCCGTGGAGAAAAAAGGCCGCGTCATGGCCGTCAGCGGCATTCTGTTGGAGTGCAGCCTGCCGCAGGCACGCATTGGCGATCTGTGCTGGGTGGCCCGTCAGGACGACAGCCAGATGATGGCCGAAGTCGTGGGGTTTAGCCCGAACAATACCTTTCTCTCCGCGCTCGGGGCGCTGGACGGCATCGCACAGGGTGCCGCCGTGACGCCGCTGTATCAGCCGCACTGCATTCAGGTGTCGGAACGTTTGCTGGGCAGCGTGCTGGACGGGTTTGGCCGGGCGCTGGAGGACGACGGCGAGAGCGCGTTTGTCGAACCCGGTCATGCCACAGGCCGCACACAGCCGGTGCTGGGCGATGCCCCGCCGCCGACCTCCCGACCGCGCATCAGTCAGCCGCTCCCCACCGGACTGCGCGCCGTCGATGGCCTGCTAACCATCGGTCAGGGGCAACGCGTCGGCATCTTCGCCGGCGCGGGCTGCGGCAAAACCACGCTACTGGCCGAACTGGCACGTAATACGCCGTGCGACGCCATTGTTTTCGGGCTGATTGGCGAACGTGGCCGCGAACTGCGCGAGTTTCTCGATCATGAACTGGACGATGAACTGCGCAGTCGCACCGTGCTGGTGTGTTCCACCTCCGACCGCAGCAGCATGGAACGCGCGCGCGCGGCGTTCACCGCCACCGCCATCGCCGAAGCTTACCGGGCTGAAGGCCGTCAGGTGCTGCTGATTATTGATTCCCTAACGCGCTTTGCCCGCGCCCAACGCGAAATCGGCCTGGCACTCGGGGAGCCACAGGGGCGCGGCGGACTGCCGCCGTCGGTCTATACGCTGCTACCGCGTCTGGTCGAGCGCGCCGGACAAACCGAAGACGGGGCCATCACCGCGCTCTATTCCGTGCTGATCGAGCAGGACTCCATGAACGATCCGGTTGCCGACGAAGTGCGTTCGCTGATTGACGGGCACATCGTGCTCGCCCGACGGCTGGCGGAACAGGGGCACTATCCGGCTATTGATGTGCTGGCGAGCCTAAGCCGCACCATGAGTAACGTCGTAGATACCGATCACACCCGCCACGCGGGCGGCGTACGGCGTCTGATGGCGGCGTACAAGCAAGTTGAGATGCTGATCCGCCTCGGAGAATACCAGCCCGGCCATGACGTGCTGACCGATTCCGCCGTCAACGCCCATGCAGAAATCACGCAGTTTCTGCGTCAGTCGATGCGTGAACCGATGCCTTATGGCGTGATTCAACAACAGCTCGCCGGAGTCAGCCGCTATGCCCCATAA
- the sctS gene encoding type III secretion system export apparatus subunit SctS codes for MEIITLFRQAMVMVVLLSAPPLLVAVIVGVLISLLQAVMQLQDQTLPFAVKLISVGLTLAICGRWIGVELMQLAITAFNMIAQTGV; via the coding sequence ATGGAAATAATCACGCTTTTCCGTCAGGCCATGGTGATGGTCGTCCTGCTCTCCGCGCCGCCGCTGCTGGTTGCGGTGATCGTCGGCGTGCTGATTTCACTGCTACAGGCGGTGATGCAGTTGCAGGATCAGACGCTGCCTTTCGCCGTCAAACTGATTTCCGTCGGGCTGACGCTGGCGATTTGCGGGCGCTGGATTGGCGTAGAGCTGATGCAGTTGGCCATTACCGCGTTCAACATGATCGCGCAGACCGGGGTATAA
- the sctU gene encoding type III secretion system export apparatus subunit SctU, which yields MSEKTEKPTEKKLEDARRKGEVGQSQDVPKLLICVGLLECVLALADSTMGKLQTLVQLPLQRLDAPFAQVAKEVFHDAAVLAGTLCLLAAAIAVLLRVVGGWIQYGPLFAPEALKLDLNRLNPINQFKQMFSMRKLVEMLTNILKAVVIGTVFYKVVVPELEALVELAYGDLHGFWQGVKALLTRIARTTLTALLVLSALDFGLQKYFFLKQQRMSHEDLRNEHKDSEGDPHMKGHRKSLAHELMNEPAAPRPKAKVEDADMLLINPTHYAVGLYYRPGKTPLPRILFKGEDSAAQELIAQAKKADIPVIRFIWLTRTLYRTTPEGHYIPRETLQAVAQVYRVLRQLEDEQKRDIIEME from the coding sequence ATGAGCGAAAAAACGGAAAAGCCCACAGAGAAAAAGCTGGAAGACGCGCGCCGTAAAGGAGAAGTCGGGCAAAGTCAGGATGTACCCAAACTGCTGATCTGCGTCGGCCTGCTGGAATGCGTACTGGCGCTGGCAGACAGCACCATGGGGAAACTGCAAACGCTAGTGCAACTGCCGCTGCAACGGCTGGATGCCCCGTTTGCGCAGGTAGCAAAAGAAGTCTTTCACGACGCCGCTGTGCTGGCGGGCACGCTCTGTCTGCTGGCCGCCGCCATTGCCGTGCTGTTGCGCGTGGTGGGCGGTTGGATCCAGTATGGCCCGCTGTTTGCACCCGAAGCGCTGAAGCTCGATCTCAATCGACTGAACCCGATTAACCAGTTCAAGCAGATGTTTTCGATGCGCAAGCTGGTGGAAATGCTGACCAATATCCTGAAGGCCGTGGTGATCGGTACGGTCTTTTATAAAGTGGTGGTACCAGAGCTGGAAGCGCTGGTCGAATTGGCCTATGGCGATCTACACGGTTTCTGGCAAGGGGTGAAAGCGCTGCTGACGCGTATTGCCCGTACCACGCTGACAGCACTGCTGGTGCTGTCCGCACTGGATTTCGGCCTGCAAAAATATTTCTTTCTCAAGCAGCAGCGCATGAGCCATGAGGACTTGCGTAACGAGCACAAGGATTCCGAAGGCGATCCGCACATGAAAGGCCACCGTAAATCGCTGGCGCACGAACTGATGAACGAACCCGCCGCGCCGCGCCCCAAAGCCAAAGTCGAAGATGCCGATATGCTGTTGATTAACCCAACGCACTATGCGGTGGGGCTTTACTATCGCCCCGGCAAAACGCCGCTGCCGCGCATTTTGTTTAAAGGGGAAGATAGCGCGGCGCAGGAGCTCATCGCGCAGGCGAAAAAAGCGGACATTCCGGTGATTCGCTTCATCTGGCTGACCCGTACGCTGTACCGCACTACGCCGGAAGGCCATTACATTCCGCGCGAAACGCTTCAGGCCGTGGCGCAGGTGTACCGCGTCCTGCGCCAGCTCGAAGACGAACAAAAACGCGACATTATTGAGATGGAGTGA
- a CDS encoding type III secretion protein gives MPHNTERDAELQTVLNLLMPIRRQRLSRSERQQRQEEQQLIRIAEQQRHHQKQVDALQQASQTQRDQFTRETLGQRQTLENLKKRLAAEQRLLGDIATETQQVRASQQQHRDQQRQVDNARDATRQCQKAVEKLEYLLTLPQEHV, from the coding sequence ATGCCCCATAACACCGAACGCGATGCCGAGTTACAGACCGTGCTGAACCTGCTGATGCCGATACGCCGTCAGCGCTTAAGCCGCAGCGAGCGTCAACAGCGGCAGGAAGAACAGCAGTTGATCCGCATTGCGGAACAGCAGCGCCATCATCAGAAGCAGGTCGATGCGCTGCAACAGGCCAGCCAGACGCAGCGCGACCAGTTTACCCGAGAAACCCTGGGGCAGCGCCAGACGCTGGAAAACCTGAAAAAACGCCTTGCCGCCGAGCAGCGCTTACTCGGTGATATCGCGACAGAAACGCAGCAGGTGCGGGCCTCGCAGCAGCAGCACCGCGATCAGCAGCGTCAGGTTGATAACGCCCGAGATGCCACCCGCCAATGTCAGAAGGCGGTGGAGAAACTGGAATATCTGCTTACGTTACCTCAGGAGCACGTATGA
- the sctR gene encoding type III secretion system export apparatus subunit SctR: MTSGAFDPLMFALFLGALSLIPLMMIVCTCFLKIAIVLLITRNAIGVQQVPPNMALYGIALAATLFVMAPVFQDVSKRVQEKPLDMTDITSLQASVTYGLEPLQTFMSRNVDPDILTHLHENSLQMWPASLSEKVNTQNLLLVIPAFVLSELQAGFKIGFLIYIPFIVIDLIVSNVLLALGMQMVAPMTLSLPLKLLLFVLVNGWTRLLDGLFYSYL; this comes from the coding sequence ATGACCTCCGGCGCGTTCGACCCGTTGATGTTTGCGCTCTTTCTGGGCGCCCTCTCCCTGATTCCGCTGATGATGATTGTCTGCACCTGCTTTCTGAAGATTGCAATTGTGCTGCTGATCACCCGCAACGCCATCGGGGTACAGCAGGTGCCGCCCAATATGGCGCTGTACGGCATCGCGCTCGCGGCAACGCTGTTTGTCATGGCCCCGGTGTTTCAGGACGTCAGCAAACGCGTGCAGGAAAAGCCGCTGGATATGACCGATATCACGTCGCTTCAGGCCAGCGTGACCTACGGACTGGAACCGCTGCAAACCTTTATGTCACGCAACGTTGACCCGGATATCCTCACCCATCTGCATGAGAACAGCCTGCAAATGTGGCCCGCGTCGCTATCCGAAAAGGTGAATACGCAAAATCTGCTGTTGGTGATTCCGGCGTTCGTGCTGTCGGAGCTACAGGCTGGGTTCAAAATCGGCTTCCTGATCTATATCCCGTTTATCGTCATCGACCTCATCGTCTCAAACGTGCTGCTGGCACTGGGGATGCAGATGGTTGCGCCAATGACGCTTTCGCTGCCGTTAAAGTTGCTGCTGTTCGTGCTGGTTAACGGCTGGACGCGACTGCTGGACGGCCTGTTCTACAGCTACCTGTGA
- the sctT gene encoding type III secretion system export apparatus subunit SctT: protein MIAIIQHVYDFIIAITLGIARLYPCFILVPVFSLNVLKGMMRNAVVISLTLLPAPIVQQQLLLTPLSWPMLPGLLLKELIVGLLIALILAMPFWLFESVGALFDNQRGALMGGQLNPALGSDATPLGHLLKQTLILLLIIGIGLKGLTQLIWDSYQIWPVLSWLPAPGEKGFEVYLSLLADTFTHLVVYAGPLVALLLLLEFSIALLSLYSPQLQVFVLSIPAKCLVGMAFFIVYLPVLQYLGDDQLQKLPDLKHLLPLLFTASNS from the coding sequence ATGATCGCCATCATTCAGCACGTTTACGACTTTATTATTGCTATTACGCTCGGCATTGCCCGGCTGTATCCCTGCTTTATTCTGGTGCCGGTTTTTTCACTCAACGTGCTGAAAGGCATGATGCGCAACGCCGTGGTGATTTCCCTGACGCTGCTACCAGCCCCCATCGTACAGCAGCAACTTTTGCTGACGCCGCTGTCCTGGCCGATGCTGCCCGGCCTGTTGCTGAAAGAGCTGATCGTCGGGCTGCTTATCGCGCTGATTCTGGCGATGCCATTCTGGCTGTTTGAATCCGTCGGTGCCCTGTTCGATAACCAGCGCGGCGCGCTCATGGGCGGCCAGCTCAACCCCGCGCTGGGTTCGGACGCCACGCCGCTCGGCCATCTGCTGAAACAGACCCTGATTCTGCTGCTGATTATCGGTATCGGCCTGAAAGGGCTAACGCAGTTGATTTGGGACAGCTACCAGATCTGGCCGGTGCTGTCCTGGCTGCCCGCACCGGGTGAAAAAGGGTTTGAAGTCTACCTCAGCCTGCTGGCTGATACCTTTACCCATCTGGTGGTGTACGCCGGGCCGCTGGTCGCGCTGCTGCTGCTGTTGGAATTCAGCATTGCGCTACTCAGCCTGTATAGCCCGCAACTTCAGGTGTTCGTCCTCTCCATTCCGGCCAAGTGTCTGGTTGGGATGGCATTTTTCATCGTCTACCTGCCGGTGCTGCAATATTTAGGTGACGACCAACTTCAGAAGCTGCCGGACCTTAAGCACCTGCTCCCGCTGCTTTTTACGGCATCGAACAGCTAA
- a CDS encoding FHA domain-containing protein, whose translation MFELRVLTGLHRGAALPLCGNAWRIGAADDADLVLYDPGIAPYHGQLEKTADGWTLSAQDGALCNAEGHTIEHIDALPPGTPFALGEIWLCIVAADTPWPDDSETPPTVEENVSSADMPIDEPSDHVAAPIPTPASTPRLPLWAKASYLLLGALLLVMVGSWQLQESVAMPAAPPPQDTRKPLSTLPQLESTLRIMLQERELSTAVKVAAYQDRLTLTGQLTPDDQKKLERMLAQLHQRYRTALSVDNRTQLKTEQLPFQIVQVTSGSRANVVTADGQRFFIGDEIDNLRLVKIDEHQIEFSGRQQITVNW comes from the coding sequence ATGTTTGAATTACGCGTGCTGACTGGTTTACATCGCGGTGCGGCGCTGCCGCTCTGCGGAAACGCCTGGCGCATCGGTGCAGCCGATGATGCCGATCTCGTGCTCTACGATCCCGGCATCGCGCCGTATCACGGTCAGTTGGAGAAGACCGCTGACGGCTGGACGCTTAGCGCACAAGATGGCGCCTTGTGTAATGCGGAAGGCCATACCATCGAACACATTGACGCTCTGCCGCCCGGCACGCCGTTTGCGCTGGGGGAGATTTGGCTCTGCATTGTCGCGGCCGATACCCCCTGGCCTGACGACAGCGAAACGCCTCCGACCGTGGAAGAAAACGTTTCCTCTGCGGATATGCCCATCGATGAACCGTCGGATCATGTCGCTGCACCTATTCCTACGCCTGCCTCCACACCACGTCTGCCGCTGTGGGCCAAAGCCAGCTATCTGCTGCTTGGCGCGCTGCTGCTGGTAATGGTAGGCAGTTGGCAGCTACAGGAGAGCGTCGCGATGCCTGCCGCCCCGCCGCCGCAGGATACCCGTAAACCGCTCAGCACCCTGCCACAGCTGGAAAGTACGCTGCGCATTATGTTGCAGGAGCGGGAACTGAGCACGGCCGTGAAAGTGGCGGCGTATCAAGATCGCCTCACGCTCACAGGACAATTAACGCCGGACGATCAAAAAAAGCTGGAACGGATGCTCGCCCAACTCCACCAACGTTATAGAACCGCGCTGTCCGTGGATAACCGGACGCAGCTGAAAACGGAACAGTTGCCGTTTCAGATCGTTCAGGTAACCAGTGGGTCACGCGCCAACGTCGTCACAGCGGATGGCCAACGCTTTTTCATCGGCGATGAGATCGACAACCTGCGTCTGGTGAAGATTGATGAGCACCAGATTGAATTCAGCGGCAGACAACAGATAACGGTGAACTGGTAA
- a CDS encoding type III secretion system HrpP C-terminal domain-containing protein — MNNRQIASSESTATQNAQAVLHGKSSRADGSQHDPQPDPQHSDFWEAFTFSDGFEDAFYQDTPIVLSPGGPINGAQPLQSEASDSPQYVTPSQWQPLQCELIEAMDNICAPPFAFSLQLPQLGDIDARLATLAPRGWDISLRFSRESYHQLKDRREACRHSLASALDCPINLRFDAREYER; from the coding sequence ATGAATAACCGACAGATTGCGTCATCCGAATCTACGGCGACGCAGAACGCGCAGGCCGTGCTACACGGCAAATCCTCTCGCGCAGACGGCTCGCAACACGACCCACAGCCCGATCCGCAACATAGCGATTTCTGGGAGGCCTTCACGTTTTCAGACGGTTTTGAAGACGCATTCTATCAGGACACGCCTATCGTCTTATCGCCGGGCGGCCCCATCAATGGTGCGCAGCCGTTGCAGAGTGAAGCATCAGACAGTCCACAGTATGTGACACCGTCACAGTGGCAGCCGCTGCAATGTGAGCTGATTGAGGCGATGGACAACATCTGCGCCCCACCGTTTGCCTTCAGTCTGCAACTGCCGCAGTTGGGCGATATCGATGCGCGTTTAGCCACGCTGGCGCCGCGCGGCTGGGATATTTCTCTGCGTTTCAGCCGGGAAAGTTACCACCAGTTAAAAGATCGGCGTGAAGCCTGCCGTCACTCGCTCGCCAGCGCGCTGGATTGCCCGATAAACCTGCGTTTTGACGCCAGAGAGTATGAGCGATGA
- the sctV gene encoding type III secretion system export apparatus subunit SctV, producing the protein MNLLITWLNRIALSAMQRSEVVGAVIVMSIVFMMIIPLPTGLIDVLIALNICASSLLIVLAMYLPKPLAFSTFPAVLLLTTMFRLAISISTTRQILLQQDGGHIVEAFGNYVVGGNLAVGLVIFLILTVVNFLVITKGSERVAEVAARFTLDAMPGKQMSIDSDLRAGLIEAHQARQRRENLAKESQLFGAMDGAMKFVKGDAIASLVIVFINMIGGFAIGVLQHNMAASDAMHVYSVLTIGDGLIAQIPALLISLTAGMIITRVSADGQKVDANIGREIAEQLTSQPKAWIISSIGMFGFALLPGMPTLVFIAISLASLGSGLFQLWRIKQQGQLDASQSEADNMPAEQNGYQDLRRFNPTRAYLLLFHPVWQGQPTATALVQNIRRLRNRLVYRFGFTLPSFDIEFSDRLAEDEFQFCVYEIPYVKATFVTDRLAVASGAVESTDVDLATPGPTLRDESQWLWLPLAHVAQQPDSVPRWTADELILARMEQAIHRTGSQFIGLQETKSILAWLESEQPELAQELQRIMPLSRFASVLQRLASERVPLRSVRPIAEALIEVGQHERDTLALTDYVRLALKSQICHQYSDENSLAVWLLTPESEELLRDALRQTQNETFFALTQDYASTLLSQLRQAFPPLSSHRSLVLVTQDLRSPLRTLLQDEFHHVPVLSFTELESTLSINVIGRLDLYDSPDPFSA; encoded by the coding sequence ATGAATCTGCTGATTACCTGGCTGAACCGTATTGCGCTGAGCGCGATGCAGCGCTCGGAGGTCGTTGGCGCGGTGATCGTGATGTCTATCGTCTTCATGATGATCATCCCGCTGCCTACCGGCCTGATCGATGTGCTCATCGCGCTCAATATTTGCGCCTCCTCCCTGCTGATCGTGCTGGCAATGTATCTACCCAAGCCGCTGGCCTTCTCGACGTTTCCGGCGGTGCTGCTGCTGACCACCATGTTCCGACTGGCGATCTCCATTTCCACCACGCGCCAAATCCTGCTCCAGCAGGACGGTGGCCATATCGTTGAGGCCTTCGGTAACTATGTGGTGGGCGGGAATCTGGCAGTCGGTCTGGTGATCTTCCTGATTCTGACAGTGGTGAATTTTCTGGTGATCACCAAAGGCTCCGAGCGCGTGGCCGAAGTGGCGGCACGCTTCACGCTGGACGCGATGCCCGGTAAACAGATGTCCATCGACAGCGATCTGCGCGCGGGATTAATCGAAGCCCATCAGGCACGGCAGCGGCGGGAAAACCTGGCAAAAGAAAGCCAGCTATTCGGGGCGATGGACGGGGCGATGAAGTTCGTTAAAGGCGATGCGATTGCATCGCTGGTTATCGTCTTCATCAACATGATCGGCGGCTTCGCCATCGGCGTGTTGCAGCACAACATGGCCGCATCCGATGCGATGCACGTCTACTCGGTATTGACCATCGGCGATGGGCTGATCGCCCAGATCCCCGCCCTGCTGATATCGCTGACCGCCGGGATGATCATCACCCGCGTCTCGGCCGATGGGCAAAAAGTGGATGCCAATATTGGTCGGGAAATCGCGGAGCAGCTCACCAGCCAGCCCAAAGCGTGGATCATCTCCTCCATCGGCATGTTTGGCTTTGCGCTGCTGCCGGGGATGCCAACGCTGGTGTTTATCGCCATTAGTCTGGCATCGCTCGGCAGCGGTCTGTTTCAGCTCTGGCGTATCAAGCAGCAGGGCCAGCTAGATGCCAGCCAGTCAGAAGCAGACAACATGCCTGCCGAACAGAACGGCTATCAGGATCTGCGGCGTTTTAACCCCACGCGCGCCTATTTGCTGCTGTTTCATCCGGTCTGGCAGGGGCAACCAACGGCGACCGCGCTGGTACAAAATATCCGCCGCCTGCGTAACAGGCTGGTCTACCGCTTCGGTTTTACGCTGCCGTCCTTTGATATCGAATTCAGCGATCGGCTGGCAGAGGATGAATTTCAGTTTTGCGTCTACGAAATTCCCTACGTGAAAGCTACGTTTGTCACCGACCGACTGGCCGTTGCCAGCGGTGCCGTCGAATCGACTGATGTTGATCTTGCCACACCCGGCCCGACGCTGCGGGATGAAAGCCAGTGGCTCTGGCTGCCGCTGGCACATGTCGCGCAACAGCCGGACAGCGTGCCGCGCTGGACGGCGGATGAGCTGATTCTGGCGCGCATGGAACAGGCCATTCACCGTACCGGTTCACAATTCATCGGCTTGCAGGAAACCAAATCCATTCTGGCCTGGCTGGAAAGCGAGCAGCCGGAGTTAGCACAGGAACTACAGCGCATCATGCCGCTTTCGCGTTTTGCCAGCGTGCTGCAACGGCTGGCGTCCGAACGCGTACCGCTGCGGTCGGTGCGTCCCATCGCCGAGGCGCTGATTGAAGTCGGCCAGCACGAACGGGATACGCTGGCGTTGACCGACTACGTGCGTCTGGCGCTCAAATCGCAAATCTGCCACCAGTACAGCGACGAGAATAGCCTTGCCGTCTGGCTGCTGACGCCGGAAAGCGAAGAGCTGCTGCGCGATGCGCTCCGCCAGACGCAGAACGAAACCTTCTTCGCCCTGACCCAAGACTACGCCTCCACGCTGCTCAGCCAACTACGGCAGGCATTTCCGCCACTCTCGTCGCATCGCAGTCTGGTGCTGGTGACGCAGGATTTACGCAGCCCGCTGCGTACGCTGTTGCAGGACGAATTTCACCACGTTCCGGTGCTGTCCTTCACCGAACTGGAATCCACCCTGTCGATCAACGTCATTGGACGTCTCGATCTTTACGACTCCCCCGACCCCTTTAGCGCATAG